Proteins from one Acidihalobacter prosperus genomic window:
- a CDS encoding Fur family transcriptional regulator, producing the protein MSETAESGAAVRGEALGRRLAQAEALCRERGVRFTPLRRRVFESLIARGAPAGAYELLADLREAGFADAPPTVYRALDFLRSQGLAHRVRSTNAFVACDHPGDTHTHGGVLLICRDCGHAAEIDHGALGGAVREVAAAHGFEPASQLIEVSGRCRRCRRA; encoded by the coding sequence ATGAGCGAAACCGCAGAGTCCGGTGCGGCGGTGCGAGGCGAGGCGCTTGGGCGCCGTCTGGCGCAGGCCGAGGCCTTGTGCCGCGAGCGCGGCGTGCGCTTCACGCCGCTGCGCCGCCGTGTGTTCGAAAGCCTGATTGCGCGTGGGGCGCCTGCCGGCGCCTACGAACTGTTGGCGGATCTGCGTGAAGCCGGGTTCGCCGACGCGCCGCCGACGGTGTACCGTGCGCTCGACTTTCTGCGCAGTCAGGGGCTCGCCCACCGCGTGCGCAGCACGAACGCCTTTGTGGCCTGCGATCACCCCGGAGACACCCACACTCATGGCGGCGTGTTGTTGATCTGCCGGGATTGCGGACATGCCGCCGAGATCGACCATGGCGCGCTCGGCGGCGCGGTGCGGGAGGTGGCAGCGGCCCACGGTTTCGAGCCGGCGTCGCAGTTGATCGAGGTCAGCGGACGTTGCCGACGGTGCCGGCGCGCGTGA